Part of the Streptomyces sp. WMMC500 genome is shown below.
ACCCAACCGCGACGCAGTCCGACGGTGGTGGCCCCAACCCGCCCCCGCCCTCTGACCAAGACCTCACCGAAGACAGCGACTCGGACTGACATGGCTGATGCACCGGTTCTCGTCGTCACCGCGCTCGGTGACGTCACGGCGGATCTGGTGTTGGAAGAGCTGCACGGCCTGGGTGTCCCAGCCGTGCGGCTCGACCCCTCCGCCGACTTTCCGCACACTGCCCACATGAGCGCCCGGATCGAACGAGGCGCCTTCACCGGGGATGTCACCACCGCGACCCGGCACCTCGGCCTATCGGACGTCCGCTCTGTCTACTGGCGCCGCCCGACGCCCTTCAGCAACGCGCAGGAGGCGGCGACTCCCGAGCAGCGATTCGCGATCGAGCAGTCGAGGCGCGGCTACATGGGGATACTGCACACGCTTCCCAAGGTCCTGTACGTCAACCACCCCGCACGAAACCGCGACGCCGAGAACAAGGTGCTTCAACTCGCCACCGCAGCCCGCTTGGGGTTCACGGTCCCCGACACCTTGATCACGGACGTGCCAGTGGACGCCGCACAGTTCGCGGCCAAGCACGGAACAGTGATCTACAAGCCCGTGCACCGCGTACACCTCGCATGCGAGGACGGCCGGAACCGAACCATCTGGGTGCGCACTGTCCGGACGGACGAACTCGACGACTCGATTGCACGGTGCCCTCACCTCTTCCAAGCCTGTGTGCCGAAGGTCGCCGACGTCCGCCTCGCCATGGTCGGGGGTAAAGCCTTCGCGAGCCGCATCGACACCGAAGACGATCACCTCGACTGGCGCCGGGACCAAAGTCTGATCACCTGCTCGCCTATCTCTGTCCCCGACCCCGTTCGCGACGCCGCGCGTGCCTTCCTTCATACGTTCGGGCTCAGCTTCGGCGCCTTCGACTTCGCCATCGACGGTGACGGCCGATGGTGGTTCCTCGAATGCAACCCCAACGGGCAATGGGCGTTCGTCGACGGGGCCACAACCCGCGCCATCACGAGCGCACTCGCCGACACCCTCCAGAAGGGCCACCCCGCATGAGCCAGGATACCGCCGCCGAGCTGCGCCGCCGGGTGGATGGGTCGTCGGGTGATCGACACGGAGCATGGCGGTCCCAGCTCAGCTCCACCCGGAACGAGGTGAACACCATGACCACCTATGCACGCGGATTCACCCGGAGCGCCGTCTCGGTGGGCAAAGCGCGCGACTTCGTCGCGGCCCTTGTAGGGACGGCCGACCGCGCCGACGACATCCGCCTTTGCGTCTCCGAACTCGCAACGAATGCCTTGGTGCACGCCACCCCACGGGGACGCGAGTTCCGGGTACATGTCACCGTCGAAGACGGCGCCGTACGTATCGAGGTCCACGACGCCATCGACGCACCCCCGCATCTGTGCATCCTCGCGGACACCGACGACCACGGCCACGGCCTGCGACTGGTCGACGCCCTCGCCGATGACTGGGGCACCTCCGACCGCAACGGTATCGGCAAGCTCGTCTGGGCGCAGTTCAAACTCCCCACCGCCGCATCCCCGAACCCGGCAAGCCTCCAGCTGCACACCGAGCGAGAAAAGAACGCAGCATGTCACTGAATGCAACCCCCAACGGGCAATGGGCGTTCGTCGACGGAGCCACAACCCGCGCCATCACGAGCGCACTCGCCGACACCCTCCGGAAGGGCCACCTCGCATGACCCGGGAAACCGCCGCCGAGCTACGCCGCCGGCTCGTTGAACAGCTGGTCGCCGACGACGTACTGCACGACCCCGAGGTACGCCGCGCGGCGGAGACCGTCCCCCGCGAGGTGTTCCTCGGCAGGGCGATCTACAAGCCGAGCAGTCCCCCGGGCGTCACCGTCTGGACGCCCACCCGCCGCGACGACACTCCCGCCGACGAGTGGCTGCGCCTCACCTATCAGAATCGGACCTGGGTGACTCAGATCGACGGCGTACTCGCCGAGGACGCCGCCGGGCCCGTCACCGGAGGCAGCCCGACCTCGTCCTCGACCCTGCCCGGTGTCGTTCTGTGGATGATCGAGCAGGCCGGCGTCGTCCGCGGCAAGCGCGTGCTCATCATCGGCACGGGGACAGGACTCTCGACCGCCTACGTCTGCGAGGTTGCCGGCGAGCAGAACGTGACCTCGATCGAAACCGATACCGACGCGGCAGAGCGCGCTCGCAGGGCTCTCGGCGAGGCCGGTTACGCTCCGGCGCTCGTCACGGCCGACGGTCTGCGCGGCTGTCCCGACCGGGCCCCGTACGACGTCGTGATCGCGTTCTGCTCGATGCGGCACGTCCCGTACGGCCTGCTACGGCAGATCGCCCCCGGGGGCACGCTGCTCGTTACACTCTCCGGCTGGGGTGCCGCGCACGGACTCGTGCGCCTCACGGTCGAGGACGGCGGCACTGCGCGGGGCCGCTTCCTGCCCGGCTACACCTCGTTCATGATCGCCCGCCCTCACGACCACCCGCCGCACGGACCGTTCGAGCTGCTGCCCGGAGAGGAGCGCCCAAGCCGGATCGACCCCGCCCTGCTCGACGAGTGGACCGGCCGGTTCGTCGCACAGCTCGCCGCGCCCTCTGCGGAACGCCTCGGCGCAGGCGCCGAGCAGGTACTGCTCGACGTAGCCACCGGGTCGCAGGCACGAGCCGCCCGTGCAGCCCACGGCGGCGAGGGCTGGACAGTGATCCAGCGCGGACCGCTCGATCTCTGGAACAGCGTCGAGGACTCGGTCGCCACGTGGCGGAGTCACGGCTCGCCGTTCCTGTCCGAGTTCGGAATGACCATCACGCCCGACGCCCAAAGGGTCTGGCTCGGCGCGCCGAACGGGCCAAGCTGGGCGTTGCCCGTCTAGTACCACGGAGAACGGAGCGTCACCGCCGCCGCGCCACCCGGCCCTCGTCCCAGACCGCCTCCGGTGTCTCCCGGACCCGGCCGTCGGCGCCGAAGACCAGGAACCGGTCGAAGCTGCGCGCGAACCAGCGGTCGTGCGTCACCGCCAGCACCGTCCCCTCGTACGCCTCAAGGCCCTCCTGCAACGCCTCGGCGCTCTCCAGGTCCAGGTTGTCCGTCGGCTCGTCCAGCAACAGCGCCGTCGCCCCCTCCAGCTCCAGCAGCAGGATCTGGAAGCGCGCCTGCTGGCCGCCGGAGAGCCGGTCGAAGGGCTGTTCCGCCGCCCTGTCCAGCTCGTACCGGCGCAGGGCCGGCATCGCCGCGCCCTTGTCCTTCGCGTGGTCCTTCCACAGGATGTCCAGCAGCGTGCGGCCCCGCAGCTCCGGGTGCGCGTGCGTCTGCGCGAAGTGCCCCGGGACCACCCGGGCGCCCAGCTTCCACGCCCCGGTGTGGGCCACTGTCTCTCCCGCGGGGCCGCCGGCCAGCAGCCGCAGGAAGTGCGACTTCCCCGAGCCGTTCGAGCCGAGCACCGCCACCCGCTCGCCGTAGAAGACCTCCAGCGAGAACGGCTGCATCAGCCCGGTCAGCTCCAGCTCCGTGCACGTGATCGCCCGCACCCCGGTCCGCCCGCCGCGCAGCCGCATCCGGATGTCCTGCTCCCGCGGCGGCGCCATCGGCGGGCCCGCGTCCTCGAACTTCCGCAGCCGCGTCTGCGCGGCCCGGTAGCGCGAGGCCATGTCGGAGTTGAACGCGGCCTTCTGCTTGTACATGATGACCAGCCGCTTGAGCTTCGCGTGCTCCTCGTCCCAGCGCCGGCGCAGCTCCTCGAACCGCTCGAAGCGCTCCTTGCGCGCCTGGTGGTACGTGCCGAAGCCGCCCCCGTGCACCCACACGTCGCTGCCCGCGGCCCCCGGCTCCACGCTGACGATCTTCTCCGCGCTGCGCGCCAGCAGCTCCCGGTCGTGGCTGACGAACAGCACCGTCTTCGGCGTCTCGCGGAGCTGCTGCTCCAGCCACAACTTGCCCGGCACGTCCAGATAGTTGTCCGGCTCGTCGAGCAGCAGCACCTCGTCCGTACCGCGCAGCAGCGCCTCCAGGACCAGCCGCTTCTGCTCGCCGCCCGACAACGTCCGCACCTCGCGCCACTGGGCCCGCTCGTACGGCACCCCCAGGGCGGCCGTCGTGCACTTGTCCCACAGCGTCTCGGCCTCGTACCCGCGGGCCTCGGCCCAGTCGCTCAGCGCCTGCGCGTAGGCGAGCTGCGCGGCTTCGTCGTCCCTCTCCATGCTGTGCTCTTCCGGGGGAGCGGCCCCCCGGACCCCCATGACCAATTCAGCCTCGTCGACGGCCGCGGCGGCCGTCCTGATCCGCGGCTGGGCGACGGACACCAGCAGGTCACGCACCGTGCGCTCGTCCCGCACCGAGCCGACGAACTGCGGCATCACGCCCAGCCCGCCGCCGGTCGAGACGCCGCCGCCGTGCGGCTGCAGCTCGCCGGCGAGCAGCCGCAGCAGGGTCGTCTTCCCGGCACCGTTGGCACCCACCAGCGCCACGGCCGCGCCCTCGCCCACGCGGAACGAGACGTCGCCGAGCAGCGGCCGCCCGTCCGGCAGGTAGTACTCCAGGTGCGCGGCCTCCAGGTGTCCCATGCCCCCATCCTCGCGGCCCGCGACGGCCCGGCGAAACGGGTTTTCCGCGCCGCACCGGCCACGCCCGTCCCCGTACGTCCCGGGACGTCCTCCGCGGCGGCGGCCAACGCACCCACACCGCCGTCCGGGTGACGGCGGACCCGGTTAAGATGCCCGCCATGAGCTTCGGGCAGGGGGGCTACGGCGGCCCCGGGGGGCAGGGGCAGGGATCGGGCTTCGGTCCGCCGGGATCCGGCGGGCCCGCGCCCGACTGGGGCGCGCTCGCCGACTCCGCGGCGGCCGAGCGGCGCCGCAAGCGGCGGCTGCTGACCATCGTCGGCGGGGCGGTGGCCACGGTGCTGATAGCGGGCGCCGTGGCCGCGGCGGTCGTCACCACCTCGGGCGGCGACGAGGATCCGTCGAGCAGCGCGTCGGAGGACCGGATATCCGGCGCGCAGAGCGAGACCGGGAAGGGCGACCCGTCCTTCTCGTCGGTGGCCCCGCCGCCGGACCCCAAGGAGTTCATCGCCTCCGCGGACAAGGACACGGCGCCGCTGACCGTCGACAGCTTCTTCCCCAACGCGAAGATCACCGTCAGCGGTCACACGTACGAGCGCAGGGCCACGCACAACACCGACACGTGCACCTCCGGCGCCTCCACCAAGCTCGGCAAGGTCTTCACCGCCAACGGCTGCGACCGGCTGCTGCGCGCCACGTTCACCCGCGAGGGCACCGCCGTCACCGTCGGCGTCGCCGTCTTCGCCGACGAGGGCCCCGCCGCCCGCACCGCCGAGCAGGCGAACGGCAACCTGGAGTCCCTGCCCGGCAACGGCGTGCCCGAGTTCTGCCGCGCCACCGCCTGCCGGCTGACGAGCAACACCCTCGGCCGCTACGCCTACTTCACCATCGCCGGCTACGCCGACGGCAAGGCCGTCACCGCCGACGACGGCCCGACGAGCGAGGCCGTGCGGGACACCGGCGCGTACGTCTACCGCCGCATCATGGACCGCGGCCGGGAGCAGGCCCTGAAGTCGACCGAGCAGTAGTCCGGAGCAGGAGCCCCGAGCAGGAGCACCGCCCGCCTTTCGGGGGACGGACGTCCTCCGGACGGTCTAACCCGCGTGGTGCGCCGGGGCGCCCGGTGATGGCCTGAGGCCATGAAGATTCTGGTCACCGGCGCCACGGGCGCCATCGGCAGCCGCCTGATCCCCCTGCTCACGGCCGCCGGGCACACCGTCACCGGCACCACGACGAGCGAGGAGAAGACGGAGCAACTCCGCGCCGCGGGCGCGGAGCCGGTCGTGCTCGACGTGCTCGACGCGGCGGCCGTACGCGAAGCCGTGGCGAACGCCGCCCCCGAGGTGATCGTGAACGAGGCCACCGCCCTGTCCCGCCAGAAGGACGTGCGCGCACGCGACCTCCGCCGCATGGACGCCGGCTTCGCCGCCACCAACCGACTGCGCACAGAAGGCACCGACAACCTGCTCGCGGCCGCCGGCGAGGCCGGCACCCGGCGGTTCGTCGCGCAGAGCTTCGGCGGCTGGCCGTACGCGCGCCAGGGCGGCTGGATCAAGACCGAGGAGGACCCGCTCGACTCCTCCCCGCCCCCCGGCGCCGACGAGACCATCGCCGCCATCAAGCACCTGGAGGACGCGGTCACCACCGCCCCCGGCATCGAGGGCGTGGTGCTGCGCTACGGCGGCTTCTACGGCCCCGGCACGTCCATCTCCCCGGGCGGCGAGCAGGCGGAGATGGTACGCAAACGGCGGCTGCCGGTGGTGGGCAGCGGCGCGGGAGTCATGTCGCTGATCCACATCGACGACGCCGCGGAGGCGACGGCCGCGGCGGTGGAGCGGGGCGAGCCGGGCATCTACAACATCACGGACGACGACCCCGCGGCGCAGAAGGAGTGGGTGCCGGAGCTCGCGGCGGCGATGGGCGCGCGGCCGCCGCGACGGCTGCCGCTGTGGCTGGCGCGCGTCGCGGCGGGGCCGTTCGTGGCGGAGCTGATGACGCAGTGCAGGGGTGCGGCGAACGACAAGGCCAAGAGCGGGCTGGGGTGGCGGCCGGCGCACCCGACGTGGCGGGACGGGTTCCGGGAGATGTTCGCGGCGAGGTAGGGCCTCAGTACGGCCGGCGCCCGTACCCGTACCGGAACAGCGGCTCCGCCCCCGCCTCCCGCGACGTCGCCGCGTCCGCCGCCCGGCGCGGCCACGTGACGGGCAGCCGCCCGCTGAACCCCGCCCCGAACAGCGCGTCCGTGATCCCCCGCGCCTCCGTCCCCGGCAGCCACGCCGCCACGAAGGCGTCCGTCCGCGCCAGCGCCTCCCCCAGCACCACCGGCCGCCCGGAGTACAGCACGCCCACGCACGTCTCCGCGCGCCCGCACACGTCCGCGAGATCCGCCTCGTTCCGCTCCCCCAGCGCCAGCGTCCGGGAGTCGCCGAACCACTCCGCGTACGGATCCTCGCCGCCCACCCAGATCCCGACGTCGCCGCGCCCCTCGGTCGCCACCTCGATGCCCGTACCGGCCGTCGCCCGCCGCAGCGCCTGAAGGAACGTCGTCCCCTCCGTCGTCCGCCCCGTGCCGCCCTGCCAGCCGACCGACCAGCCGCCGAGCTGCCGCCCCAGGTCGTCGGCGCCGTTGCCGCCGACGACGATGCGGTACGAGCCGCGCCGCGGCAGCGGCAGCGCGCCGCCCTCGTTGCGGAGCAGCACCTGCGAGGCCCGTACCGCCCGCCGCGCCACGGCCCGGTGCCGAGGCGAGCCGACGCCGGCGGTCAGGGCGGGGTCGGTGAGGGGGTCGTCGAAGAGCCCGAGGCGCTGCTTGGCGTCCAGGATGCGGCGTACGGCGTCGTCCACGCGCCGCCGCGGGATGTCCCCGCGCTCGACGCCGCCGACGAGGGCACGGTGCACGGCGCGGTGCTCCCGGGAGACCATGACCATGTCGATCCCGGCGCCGACGGCGCGCGCGACCTGCGCCGCGAGGTCGCGGCCGGGGAGCTGCTGCACGGCGTCGTAGTCGCTGACGACGAAGCCGCCGAAGCCCAGCTCGCCCTTGAGCACGCCGGTGAGCAGCCGCCGGTCGCCGTGGGTCTTCGTACCGTGGACGCTGCTGTAACTGGCCATGACGGAGCCCACGCCGGCGGCGACCGCGTCGCGGTACGGGGCGAGGTGCACGCGGCGCAGCTCGGCCTCGGAGACCCGTACGTCGCCCTGGTCCAGCAGCCGGCCCTCGCCCGCGGCGCTGCCGTAGGCGGTGCCGCCGTCGCCGACGAAGTGCTTGGCGGTGGCGAGCACGGAGCGGGGGCCGAGCGCGGGCCCCTGGAACCCCCACACGGAGGCGGCGCCCAGCGCTCCCACGACGCCGGGATCCTCGGCGTATCCCTCGTACGTGCGCCCCCACCGCACGTCCTGCGGCACGCACACACAGGGCGTGAACGCCCACCGCACCCCGGCGCCGAGCGTCTCGTCCCGCGCGACGCGCTCGGCGCGGCGGACGAGGGCGGGGTCGCGGGTGGCGCCCATGCCGATGTGGTGCGGGAAGATCACGGACCCGGTGACGCCGCTCATGCCGTGCACGGCGTCGGCACCGTAGAGCAGCGGAATGCCGAGCCTGCTGCGCAGGGCGGCACGCTGATACCGCTCGACCATCCGGGCCCAGGCGGCGGCGTCGTTGCCGCCGCGCCGGGGTCCGCCGTCGTCGCCGGCGCTGAACATGGCGCCGATGCCGAGGCGGGCGAGGTCGCGGGGGTCGTCGAGGAAGGCGTTCTGCACCTGGATCATCTGCCCGGCCTTCTCGGCGAGGGTCATCCGGTGGAGACAGTCGCGGGCGGTGTCGCAGCGGGGGGCGCCGGGGCGGGGGTCGGGGGTGCGGGAGTCGGCGGTGGCGCAGGCGGCGAGGAGAAGGAGGAGGAGGGCGCAGAAGGCGGAAGTCAGACGCATGGCCCCACGTAACCCATGCCGGGGGCGCCCGGGGCCGAGCCACACGGCACGTGGCGGGGCAGGTCACCCACGAGGGGGCGGAGACCGGAGGTGGGGGCCCGGGGGCGGAGCCCTCGATACCCGCGCGGACGCGCGCGGCGGGTGGCCGGGGGCGAAGCCCTCGATACCCGCGCGCAAGCGCGCGGCCGGGGGCCCGGGGGCGAAGCCCCCGGTTTCGGGAAGGGGCGGGGTCGGGGACGGACCCCCTACCCCCCGCCCAGGGTGCGTACGCGGCGGGAGGCCCGGTTACGGTCCGCCAGCTCCGCCTCCGCCGGATAGCCCACCTCCTCCAGCGTCAGCCCGTGCGGACGCACGACCTGCACCGCCGAATCCCGTACCGCCGCCCCCAGCACCCGGCCCGCCCACTCCGGCTCCCGGTGCCCGTCGCCGACGAACAGCATCGCGCCGACCAGCGCCCGCACCATGTTGTGGCAGAAGGCGTCCGCCGTGACCGTCGCCTCCAGCACCCCGTCCGCCCGGCGCTCCCAGTGCAGCTCCAGCAGCCGCCTGATCGTCGTCGCCCCCTCCCGGCGCTTGCAGAACGCCGCGAAGTCGTGCTCGCCGAGCAGCCGCTCCGCCGCCGCGTTCATCGCGTCGACGTCGAGCGGCCGGTTGTGCCACAGCACGTGGCCGCGCAGCAGCGGGTCGACGCCGCCGGGATCGTCGCCGACGCGGTAGGCGTAGCGGCGCCAGATCGCCGAGAAGCGGGCGTTGAAGTGCGGCGGAGCGGCCGTCACCCGCCACACCCGGACGTCGTGCGGCAGCCGCCCCGCCAGCCGCCGCAGCAACTGCTCCCCCGCCGAGCCCTGCGCGCCCCGCGCCTCCCCCGACCCCCGCGCCCCCGCGCCCGCGCCCGCGCCCGCCCACACCTCCGCGGGCAGGTCGACGTGCGCCACCTGCCCCCGCGCGTGCACCCCCGCGTCCGTACGGCCCGCCACCGTCAGCTCGTACGGCGCAGGCGCCCGCAGGACGACCCGCAGCGCCGTCTCCAGCTCCTCCTGCACCGTCCGCTGCCCCTCGCGCTGCCGCGCCCAGCCGGAGAAGCCGCTCCCGTCGTACGACAGGTCCAGCCGCACCCGTACGAAACCGGCCGCCACCTCGTCACTCACTGCCCAGATCCTCCCAGCGCGACGGGCCCGCTCCCCCGGGAGGGAACGGGCCCGTCGTCATGCACGACATGCGCGAAACGCGCGTCAGGCGTCCTTCGCGTCCTTGGCGTCCTTGTCAGACTCCGCGGCCTGCGCCTCGGCGTCCTCAGCCTCGGCGCCCTCCGCGTCCTCGCCGGACTCGGCGGCCTCCGCGTCCTTCTTCAGACCCGCCGCCGCCTCGTCGCCCGCCGCGTCCTTCGCGGTGCGCTTCGTCGCCGCCTCGGCCTCGCCGACCGCCTCCTGCTGCACGGTCAGCGCCTCGACCAGCTCGATGACCGCCATCTTGGCGTTGTCGCCGCGACGGTTGCCGATCTTGGTGATCCGGGTGTAGCCGCCCGGGCGGTTCTCGTACCGCGGACCGATCTCGGTGAAGAGCGTGTGCACGACGCTCTTGTCCGAGATGAGCTGCATGACCTGCCGGCGGTTGTGAAGGTCGCCCTTCTTCGCCTTGGTCACCAGCCGCTCGGCGTACGGACGCAGCCTGCGGGCCTTGGCCTCGGTCGTCGTGATGCGACCGTGCTCGAAGAGAGCGGTGGCCAGGTTCCGCAGCATGGCGCGCTCGTGCGCCGCGCCGCCGCCCATTCGGGCGCCCTTGGTGGGCTTCGGCATGGTGTTTCTCCTTTACCGCACCGGCCGTGTCAGGTACCGGTGATCGGGGTCCGGGGGGCGTCGCGCCCCCCGGGACATCAGTACTGCTCGGTCTCGACGAAGCCCGCGTCGGCGTCGTCGTCGGCGCCGAAGGTGTCGGCGGCCGAGGTCGGGTCGAACCCGGGAGGGCTGTCCTTCAGGGCCAGGCCCATGCCGGCCAGCTTCGCCTTGACCTCGTCGATCGACTTGGCACCGAAGTTGCGGATGTCGAGGAGGTCCGCCTCGGAGCGGGCCACCAGCTCGCCCACCGAGTGGATGCCCTCGCGCTTCAGGCAGTTGTACGAGCGGACCGTGAGCTCCAGCTCCTCGATCGGCAGCGCCAGGTCCGCGGCCAGGGCGGCGTCCGTCGGGGACGGGCCCATGTCGATGCCCTCGGCGTCGATGTTCAGCTCGCGGGCCAGGCCGAAGAGCTCGACCAGGGTCTTGCCGGCGGAGGCCACCGCGTCGCGGGGACGCATGCACGGCTTGGACTCGATGTCGACGATCAGCTTGTCGAAGTCCGTGCGCTGCTCCACACGGGTCGCCTCGACCTTGTAGCTGACCTTGAGCACCGGCGAGTAGATCGAGTCGACCGGGATCCGGCCGATCTCCTGGCCGACCTGCTTGTTCTGCACGGCCGAGACGTAGCCGCGACCGCGCTCGACGGTCAGCTCCATCTCCAGCTTGCCCTTGCCGTTGAGCGTGGCCAGGACCAGGTCCGGGTTGTGCACCTCGACGCCGGCCGGCGGGGCGATGTCGGCGGCGGTCACCACGCCCGGGCCCTGCTTGCGCAGGTACATCACGACGGGCTCGTCGTGCTCGGAGGAGATGACGAGCTGCTTGATGTTGAGGATGAGGTCGGTGACGTCCTCCTTGACGCCCGGCACGGTCGTGAACTCGTGCAGAACGCCGTCGATCCGGATGTTCGTTACTGCTGCACCCGGGATCGAGGAGAGGAGCGTACGGCGGAGGGAGTTGCCGAGGGTGTAGCCGAAGCCGGGCTCCAGCGGCTCGATGACGAACCGGGAGCGGTACTCCTCGACGACCTCTTCGGTGAGCGAGGGACGCTGAGCGATCAGCATGTGGGTATTCCTTCAGTCGTGGGCGCCCGCTATTTGACGCCCGCTGTACCGACCAGGGTACGGGCGGCGCGACGCAAACGCGCCGTACCGCCCGTACCGGCGAGCACTGCCCGAAGAACTACTTCGAGTAGAGCTCGACGATGAGCTGCTCCTGCACCTGGGTGTCGATCACCTGGCGCTCGGGCAGGCTGTGCACGAGGATCCGCAGGTTCGACGGGATCGCCTCCAGCCACGCCGGGACGGTCCTGTCACCCGCCTCCGCCTGCGCCACCTGGAAGGGGGTCAGGTTCCGGGAGGACTCGCGGACCTCGACGATGTCGTTCGGCACGACGCGGGCCGACGGAATGTCGGTCTTGCGCCCGTTGACCGTGATGTGGCCGTGCCGGACGAGCTGGCGGGCGTGGTCGCGGGACTTGGCGAAGCCGGCCCGGTAGACCACGTTGTCCAGCCGTGTTTCGAGGATGCGCAGCAGGTTCTCGCCGGTCTTGCCGGTCTGCCGGTTGGCCTCGTTGTAGTAACCGCGGAACTGCTTCTCCAGCACCCCGTAGATGCGCGCGCACTTCTGCTTCTCGCGCTTCTGCAGCAGGTACTCGCTGTCCTTGGTGCGCCCGCGCCCGTGCTCACCCGGGGGGTAAGGACGGATCTCGATCGGGCACTTAGCGCTCTCGCACTTGGCTCCCTTGAGGAAGAGCTTCTGCTTCTCCCGACGGCAACGCTTGCAGTCGGCCCCGGTGTAACGCGCCATGTCTTGTCGTCTCCTACTTCGCTTTTCTCAGACCCGGCGGCGCTTCGGCGGGCGGCAGCCGTTGTGCGGGGTGGGTGTGACGTCCTGGATGGACCCGACCTCGAGGCCGGTGGCCTGGAGGGAGCGGATCGCGGTCTCGCGGCCGGAGCCGGGACCCTTCACGAAGACGTCGACCTTGCGCATGCCGTGCTCCTGGGCGCGGCGGGCGGCCGACTCGGCAGCCATCTGAGCGGCGAAGGGCGTCGACTTCCGCGAGCCCTTGAAGCCGACATGGCCGGCGGAGGCCCACGAGATCACGTTCCCGGACGGGTCGGTGATCGAGATGATCGTGTTGTTGAACGTGCTCTTGATGTGAGCGTGGCCATGGGCCACGTTCTTCTTTTCCTTGCGGCGGACCTTCTTGGCCCCTGCCGCTCGGCTCTTCGGAGGCATTCGGTGTTATCTCCCGTGGAGGTGGTCGGTCCTGCAGCGATGCGGGCGCACGGAGCGGACCGCTGCGGACTACTTCTTGCCCGGCTTCTTCTTGCCGGCGATGGCGCGACGCGGACCCTTGCGGGTGCGGGCGTTGGTCGAGGTGCGCTGGCCGTGGACGGGCAGCCCGCGGCGGTGCCGCAGGCCCTGGTAGCAGCCGATCTCGACCTTGCGCCGGATGTCCGCCTGGATCTCGCGGCGGAGGTCACCCTCGGTCCTGAGGTTGTTGTCCACGAACTCGCGGATCTTGACCAGCTCTTCCTCGGTCAGATCGCGGACGCGGGTGTCGGGGCTCACCCCGGTGGCGGCCAGCGTCTGCTGGGAGAGCGTCCGGCCGATGCCGAACACGTAGGTGAGGGCGACCTCCACGCGCTTCTCGCGCGGGATGTCGACACCTGCAACGCGTGCCATTCAAGGCTCCTGTGTCTCGTCGGAGGTCTTCCGCAGCACCGTTCCCGTATTTCGCTACGAGCCGGGTCCCCGGCCTCCGAGCCGGGGGTGTCGTCCCACACACGTTCGTGGGGGTCGGGTGGCTGCTTCTTCACTTGTTCGCTTGTTGCGTCGCGCGAGGAACTGCGAGCGGTGCGAGGCGATGGGTCGGCGTACGTCAGCCCTGGCGCTGCTTGTGGCGCAGGTTTTCGCAGATGACCATGACCCGGCCGTGACGGCGGATCACCTTGCACTTGTCGCAGATCTTCTTGACGCTCGGCTTGACCTTCATGTGTCTGGAGGTTCTCCGGGTCGGTGCCCCGCCCCACGGGAGCGGGACGAAGCAAGATCTACTTGTAGCGGTAGACGATCCGTCCGCGCGTCAGGTCGTACGGAGACAGCTCCACCACGACCCTGTCGTCGGGAAGGATACGGATGTAGTGCATCCGCATCTTGCCGCTGATGTGCGCGAGGACCTGGTGCCCGTTCTGGAGCTCCACCTTGAACATCGCGTTCGGCAGAGACTCGACGACGGTGCCCTCGATCTCGATGGCCCCTTGTTT
Proteins encoded:
- the tgmB gene encoding ATP-grasp ribosomal peptide maturase → MADAPVLVVTALGDVTADLVLEELHGLGVPAVRLDPSADFPHTAHMSARIERGAFTGDVTTATRHLGLSDVRSVYWRRPTPFSNAQEAATPEQRFAIEQSRRGYMGILHTLPKVLYVNHPARNRDAENKVLQLATAARLGFTVPDTLITDVPVDAAQFAAKHGTVIYKPVHRVHLACEDGRNRTIWVRTVRTDELDDSIARCPHLFQACVPKVADVRLAMVGGKAFASRIDTEDDHLDWRRDQSLITCSPISVPDPVRDAARAFLHTFGLSFGAFDFAIDGDGRWWFLECNPNGQWAFVDGATTRAITSALADTLQKGHPA
- a CDS encoding ATP-binding protein, with protein sequence MTTYARGFTRSAVSVGKARDFVAALVGTADRADDIRLCVSELATNALVHATPRGREFRVHVTVEDGAVRIEVHDAIDAPPHLCILADTDDHGHGLRLVDALADDWGTSDRNGIGKLVWAQFKLPTAASPNPASLQLHTEREKNAACH
- the tgmC gene encoding ATP-grasp peptide maturase system methyltransferase, translated to MTRETAAELRRRLVEQLVADDVLHDPEVRRAAETVPREVFLGRAIYKPSSPPGVTVWTPTRRDDTPADEWLRLTYQNRTWVTQIDGVLAEDAAGPVTGGSPTSSSTLPGVVLWMIEQAGVVRGKRVLIIGTGTGLSTAYVCEVAGEQNVTSIETDTDAAERARRALGEAGYAPALVTADGLRGCPDRAPYDVVIAFCSMRHVPYGLLRQIAPGGTLLVTLSGWGAAHGLVRLTVEDGGTARGRFLPGYTSFMIARPHDHPPHGPFELLPGEERPSRIDPALLDEWTGRFVAQLAAPSAERLGAGAEQVLLDVATGSQARAARAAHGGEGWTVIQRGPLDLWNSVEDSVATWRSHGSPFLSEFGMTITPDAQRVWLGAPNGPSWALPV
- a CDS encoding ATP-binding cassette domain-containing protein; its protein translation is MGHLEAAHLEYYLPDGRPLLGDVSFRVGEGAAVALVGANGAGKTTLLRLLAGELQPHGGGVSTGGGLGVMPQFVGSVRDERTVRDLLVSVAQPRIRTAAAAVDEAELVMGVRGAAPPEEHSMERDDEAAQLAYAQALSDWAEARGYEAETLWDKCTTAALGVPYERAQWREVRTLSGGEQKRLVLEALLRGTDEVLLLDEPDNYLDVPGKLWLEQQLRETPKTVLFVSHDRELLARSAEKIVSVEPGAAGSDVWVHGGGFGTYHQARKERFERFEELRRRWDEEHAKLKRLVIMYKQKAAFNSDMASRYRAAQTRLRKFEDAGPPMAPPREQDIRMRLRGGRTGVRAITCTELELTGLMQPFSLEVFYGERVAVLGSNGSGKSHFLRLLAGGPAGETVAHTGAWKLGARVVPGHFAQTHAHPELRGRTLLDILWKDHAKDKGAAMPALRRYELDRAAEQPFDRLSGGQQARFQILLLELEGATALLLDEPTDNLDLESAEALQEGLEAYEGTVLAVTHDRWFARSFDRFLVFGADGRVRETPEAVWDEGRVARRR
- a CDS encoding NAD(P)-dependent oxidoreductase, translating into MKILVTGATGAIGSRLIPLLTAAGHTVTGTTTSEEKTEQLRAAGAEPVVLDVLDAAAVREAVANAAPEVIVNEATALSRQKDVRARDLRRMDAGFAATNRLRTEGTDNLLAAAGEAGTRRFVAQSFGGWPYARQGGWIKTEEDPLDSSPPPGADETIAAIKHLEDAVTTAPGIEGVVLRYGGFYGPGTSISPGGEQAEMVRKRRLPVVGSGAGVMSLIHIDDAAEATAAAVERGEPGIYNITDDDPAAQKEWVPELAAAMGARPPRRLPLWLARVAAGPFVAELMTQCRGAANDKAKSGLGWRPAHPTWRDGFREMFAAR